The Tamandua tetradactyla isolate mTamTet1 chromosome 23, mTamTet1.pri, whole genome shotgun sequence genome includes a window with the following:
- the ALG1 gene encoding chitobiosyldiphosphodolichol beta-mannosyltransferase: MAASAEGLPALTLVGPLLLLLLLGGWKRWRLRHAAPHVAVVVLGDVGRSPRMQYHALSLAKHGFFVTLLGFYNSKPYGEILQSNRIQITGLKELPRLAVGPRVLQYGVKVVLQSAQLLYALVVKVAPSAYIFLQNPPGLPAIAVCWGVSWLCGSKLVLDWHNYGYSIMGLEHGPSHPLVWLAKWYEKLWGRLAHLNLCVTHAMREDLARNWSIRAVTVHDKPAAFFKETPLDLQHQLFLKLARTHAAFRDCSEPASLERSAFTEQDPRSGKAVHRPGRPALLVSSTSWTEDEDFSILLAALEKFEQLSVDGEDLPSLVCVITGKGPLKDHYTRLISQQRFQRVRVCTPWLEAEDYPLLLGSADLGVCLHKSSSGLDLPMKVVDMFGCCLPVCAVNFECLHELVRHEENGLVFKDWEELAAQLKMLFSKFPDPAGKLHRFRKNLQESKQLRWDKSWEQTVLPLIMDR, translated from the exons ATGGCGGCCTCCGCTGAGGGTCTGCCGGCGCTGACCCTAGTAGGAccgctgctgctgttgctgctgctgggAGGGTGGAAGCGCTGGCGACTGAGGCACGCGGCCCCGCACGTGGCCGTCGTGGTGCTGGGAGACGTGGGTCGCAGCCCCCGCATGCAGTACCACGCGCTGTCGCTGGCCAAGCACGGCTTCTTCGTGACCCTCCTGGGTTTCTACA ACTCCAAACCTTACGGCGAGATCTTACAAAGCAACAGGATTCAGATTACGGGGTTGAAAGAACTTCCTAGACTCGCAG TTGGGCCCCGTGTTCTCCAGTACGGAGTCAAAGTTGTCCTCCAGTCAGCACAGCTGCTGTATGCTTTGGTGGTGAAGGTGGCGCCATCAGCCTACATCTTTCTGCAG AACCCCCCCGGCCTGCCCGCCATCGCCGTCTGCTGGGGCGTGAGCTGGCTCTGCGGAAGCAAGCTCGTCCTCGACTGGCACAACTATGGCTACTCCATTATGGGCCTGGAGCACGGCCCCAGCCACCCGCTCGTTTGGCTGGCCAAGTG GTACGAGAAGCTCTGGGGACGCCTGGCCCACCTGAACCTGTGTGTGACGCACGCCATGAGGGAGGACTTGGCCCGGAACTGGAGCATCAG AGCTGTGACTGTCCACGACAAGCCAGCAGCTTTCTTTAAGGAGACGCCGCTGGACCTGCAGCACCAGCTCTTCCTGAAGCTGGCCCGCACCCACGCTGCCTTCAGGGACTG CTCGGAGCCCGCCAGCCTGGAGAGGTCCGCCTTCACGGAGCAGGACCCTCGGAGTGGGAAGGCCGTGCATCGGCCGGGGCGGCCGGCCCTGCTGGTCAGCAGCACGAGCTGGACAG AGGATGAAGACTTCTCCATCTTGCTGGCGGCCTTAGAAA AGTTTGAGCAGCTGAGTGTGGATGGAGAAGACCTTCCTTCTCTCGTCTGCGTGATCACAG GCAAAGGGCCTCTGAAGGACCATTACACCCGCCTCATCAGCCAGCAGCGCTTCCAGCGTGTCCGAGTGTGCACACCGTGGCTGGAGGCTGAGGACTACCCCTTGCTTCTAG GGTCGGCGGACCTAGGCGTGTGCCTGCACAAGTCTTCCAGTGGCCTGGACTTGCCCATGAAGGTGGTGGACATGTTTGGGTGCTGCTTGCCTGTGTGCGCCGTGAACTTTGAGTG TTTACATGAGCTGGTGAGACATGAGGAGAACGGCTTGGTCTTCAAGGACTGGGAGGAACTAGCAGCTCAGCTGAAG atGCTCTTCTCAAAATTCCCTGATCCTGCTGGCAAACTACACCGGTTCCGGAAGAACCTGCAGGAATCCAAGCAGCTTCGCTGGGATAAGAGCTGGGAGCAGACTGTGCTCCCCCTGATTATGGACAGGTGA
- the EEF2KMT gene encoding protein-lysine N-methyltransferase EEF2KMT isoform X2, with amino-acid sequence MTPEEHAEAPGLLRSFERRFLAGRVLRSFPWQTLEEKLRGSSDSELLLDILQKTVKHPVCVKHPPSVKYVRCFLSELIKKHEAVHAEPLDELYEALAEVLAAEETSQAHRSYLLPSGDTVTLCESTAIISHGTTGLVTWNAALYLVEWAIENPVAFTSRTVLELGSGAGFAGLAICKVCHPRTYIFSDCHSRVLEQLRGNILLNGFLLAPMQPPGQCPLDSEKPTVRVAQLDWDLVTGPQLSAFQPDTVIAAGTAQPGSGEGAAEVARCALLPRNHPLPGQGPAGTLSVPGGPAGPGRHRGLHHPQPGDEPALHSRAGPGRDPLGSSASSQPETVPLR; translated from the exons ATGACGCCTGAGGAGCACGCGGAGGCCCCGGGCCTGCTGCGGAGTTTCGAGCGCCGCTTCCTGGCGGGGCGCGTGCTGCGCTCCTTCCCGTGGCAG ACTCTAGAAGAGAAGTTAAGGGGCTCATCAGATTCTGAACTGCTGCTGGATATTTTGCAGAAG ACTGTGAAACATCCTGTGTGTGTGAAGCATCCACCGTCAGTGAAGTATGTGCGATGCTTCCTCTCGGAGCTCATCAAAAAG CACGAGGCTGTCCACGCGGAGCCTTTGGATGAGCTGTACGAGGCGTTGGCGGAGGTCCTAGCCGCTGAGGAGACCTCCCAGGCCCACCGGAGCTACTTGCTG CCTTCTGGGGACACGGTCACACTCTGTGAGAGCACAGCCATCATCTCCCACGGGACTACCGGCCTGGTTACATGGAACGCTGCACTCTACCTCGTGGAATGGGCCATAGAGAACCCGGTGGCCTTCACCAGCAG GACTGTCTTAGAGCTCGGTAGCGGAGCTGGCTTTGCGGGCCTGGCCATCTGCAAGGTCTGCCATCCCAGAACCTACATCTTCAGCGACTGTCACAGCCGTGTCCTCGAGCAGCTCCGAGGGAACATTCTTCTAAACGGCTTCTTGTTAGCACCTATGCAGCCCCCAGGACAGTGCCCGCTGGACTCAGAGAAACCCACAGTGAGGGTGGCCCAACTGGATTGGGATCTCGTGACGGGTCCCCAGCTCTCAGCCTTCCAGCCAGACACTGTCATCGCAGCAGGTACTGCCCAGCCAGGCTCGGGTGAAGGGGCAGCAGAAGTTGCCAG ATGTGCTCTACTGCCCAGAAACCACCCACTCCCTGGTCAGGGTCCTGCGGGCACTCTCAGCGTGCCAGGAGGGCCGGCGGGCCCTGGACGCCATCGTGGCCTTCACCATCCGCAACCCGGAGACGAGCCAGCGCTTCACAGCCGAGCTGG ACCAGGTCGGGATCCGCTGGGAAGCAGTGCCTCGTCACAGCCAGAAACTGTTCCCTTACGATGA
- the EEF2KMT gene encoding protein-lysine N-methyltransferase EEF2KMT isoform X3: MTPEEHAEAPGLLRSFERRFLAGRVLRSFPWQTLEEKLRGSSDSELLLDILQKTVKHPVCVKHPPSVKYVRCFLSELIKKHEAVHAEPLDELYEALAEVLAAEETSQAHRSYLLPSGDTVTLCESTAIISHGTTGLVTWNAALYLVEWAIENPVAFTSRTVLELGSGAGFAGLAICKVCHPRTYIFSDCHSRVLEQLRGNILLNGFLLAPMQPPGQCPLDSEKPTVRVAQLDWDLVTGPQLSAFQPDTVIAADVLYCPETTHSLVRVLRALSACQEGRRALDAIVAFTIRNPETSQRFTAELDQVGIRWEAVPRHSQKLFPYDEYSEMAILKLTL, translated from the exons ATGACGCCTGAGGAGCACGCGGAGGCCCCGGGCCTGCTGCGGAGTTTCGAGCGCCGCTTCCTGGCGGGGCGCGTGCTGCGCTCCTTCCCGTGGCAG ACTCTAGAAGAGAAGTTAAGGGGCTCATCAGATTCTGAACTGCTGCTGGATATTTTGCAGAAG ACTGTGAAACATCCTGTGTGTGTGAAGCATCCACCGTCAGTGAAGTATGTGCGATGCTTCCTCTCGGAGCTCATCAAAAAG CACGAGGCTGTCCACGCGGAGCCTTTGGATGAGCTGTACGAGGCGTTGGCGGAGGTCCTAGCCGCTGAGGAGACCTCCCAGGCCCACCGGAGCTACTTGCTG CCTTCTGGGGACACGGTCACACTCTGTGAGAGCACAGCCATCATCTCCCACGGGACTACCGGCCTGGTTACATGGAACGCTGCACTCTACCTCGTGGAATGGGCCATAGAGAACCCGGTGGCCTTCACCAGCAG GACTGTCTTAGAGCTCGGTAGCGGAGCTGGCTTTGCGGGCCTGGCCATCTGCAAGGTCTGCCATCCCAGAACCTACATCTTCAGCGACTGTCACAGCCGTGTCCTCGAGCAGCTCCGAGGGAACATTCTTCTAAACGGCTTCTTGTTAGCACCTATGCAGCCCCCAGGACAGTGCCCGCTGGACTCAGAGAAACCCACAGTGAGGGTGGCCCAACTGGATTGGGATCTCGTGACGGGTCCCCAGCTCTCAGCCTTCCAGCCAGACACTGTCATCGCAGCAG ATGTGCTCTACTGCCCAGAAACCACCCACTCCCTGGTCAGGGTCCTGCGGGCACTCTCAGCGTGCCAGGAGGGCCGGCGGGCCCTGGACGCCATCGTGGCCTTCACCATCCGCAACCCGGAGACGAGCCAGCGCTTCACAGCCGAGCTGG ACCAGGTCGGGATCCGCTGGGAAGCAGTGCCTCGTCACAGCCAGAAACTGTTCCCTTACGATGAGTACTCAGAGATGGCAATTCTGAAACTAACGCTGTAA
- the EEF2KMT gene encoding protein-lysine N-methyltransferase EEF2KMT isoform X1, with product MTPEEHAEAPGLLRSFERRFLAGRVLRSFPWQTLEEKLRGSSDSELLLDILQKTVKHPVCVKHPPSVKYVRCFLSELIKKHEAVHAEPLDELYEALAEVLAAEETSQAHRSYLLPSGDTVTLCESTAIISHGTTGLVTWNAALYLVEWAIENPVAFTSRTVLELGSGAGFAGLAICKVCHPRTYIFSDCHSRVLEQLRGNILLNGFLLAPMQPPGQCPLDSEKPTVRVAQLDWDLVTGPQLSAFQPDTVIAAVSFFEPRNANLMSLLLSQPSANPKDVLYCPETTHSLVRVLRALSACQEGRRALDAIVAFTIRNPETSQRFTAELDQVGIRWEAVPRHSQKLFPYDEYSEMAILKLTL from the exons ATGACGCCTGAGGAGCACGCGGAGGCCCCGGGCCTGCTGCGGAGTTTCGAGCGCCGCTTCCTGGCGGGGCGCGTGCTGCGCTCCTTCCCGTGGCAG ACTCTAGAAGAGAAGTTAAGGGGCTCATCAGATTCTGAACTGCTGCTGGATATTTTGCAGAAG ACTGTGAAACATCCTGTGTGTGTGAAGCATCCACCGTCAGTGAAGTATGTGCGATGCTTCCTCTCGGAGCTCATCAAAAAG CACGAGGCTGTCCACGCGGAGCCTTTGGATGAGCTGTACGAGGCGTTGGCGGAGGTCCTAGCCGCTGAGGAGACCTCCCAGGCCCACCGGAGCTACTTGCTG CCTTCTGGGGACACGGTCACACTCTGTGAGAGCACAGCCATCATCTCCCACGGGACTACCGGCCTGGTTACATGGAACGCTGCACTCTACCTCGTGGAATGGGCCATAGAGAACCCGGTGGCCTTCACCAGCAG GACTGTCTTAGAGCTCGGTAGCGGAGCTGGCTTTGCGGGCCTGGCCATCTGCAAGGTCTGCCATCCCAGAACCTACATCTTCAGCGACTGTCACAGCCGTGTCCTCGAGCAGCTCCGAGGGAACATTCTTCTAAACGGCTTCTTGTTAGCACCTATGCAGCCCCCAGGACAGTGCCCGCTGGACTCAGAGAAACCCACAGTGAGGGTGGCCCAACTGGATTGGGATCTCGTGACGGGTCCCCAGCTCTCAGCCTTCCAGCCAGACACTGTCATCGCAGCAG TAAGTTTCTTTGAGCCTCGTAATGCAAATCTGATGTCACTGCTGCTTTCCCAGCCCTCAGCTAACCCTAAAG ATGTGCTCTACTGCCCAGAAACCACCCACTCCCTGGTCAGGGTCCTGCGGGCACTCTCAGCGTGCCAGGAGGGCCGGCGGGCCCTGGACGCCATCGTGGCCTTCACCATCCGCAACCCGGAGACGAGCCAGCGCTTCACAGCCGAGCTGG ACCAGGTCGGGATCCGCTGGGAAGCAGTGCCTCGTCACAGCCAGAAACTGTTCCCTTACGATGAGTACTCAGAGATGGCAATTCTGAAACTAACGCTGTAA